A DNA window from Schistocerca gregaria isolate iqSchGreg1 chromosome 2, iqSchGreg1.2, whole genome shotgun sequence contains the following coding sequences:
- the LOC126335929 gene encoding histone-lysine N-methyltransferase SETMAR-like — MSVCVCAWCRTEQCEQQTSSTVADVEQLNDMIVNKPQMTMGVLALKLSVVHTTVARNLKNLGYHLLICDSLLRCNQNAPFLEQLVTGGEKWIVYNNAWKSILRDVLNYKLLPNKTITSEKLDHLKAATDEKWPDLGHSIVFHHGNDKTHTSIVTHQKLCSIEWDVLHQPLYLPDISPSNFHLFYSLQNLLNSKDLTSVEDCRLKLEEFINLKTPHILEE, encoded by the exons ATGTCAGTGTGTGTTTGTGCCTGGTGTAGGACAGAACAGTGTGAACAA CAAACCTCGTCAACAGTTGCAGATGTGGAACAGCTTAATGACATGATAGTCAACAAGCCACAAATGACAATGGGAGTGTTAGCATTGAAGCTCAGTGTTGTTCACACTACTGTAGCTAGGAACTTGAAGAATCTGGGTTAC CACTTGTTAATCTGTGACTCCTTATTGAGATGCAATCAGAATGCTCCTTTTCTGGAACAGCTGGTAACTGGAGGTGAGAAGTGGATTGTGTACAACAATGCCTGGAAGAGTATATTGAG AGATGTCCTGAATTACAAACTTCTTCCAAACAAGACTATCACTTCCGAGAAATTGGATCATCTCAAGGCAGCCACTGATGAGAAATGGCCGGATTTGGGGCACAGTATTGTCTTTCATCATGGCAACGACAAGACACACACCTCTATAGTGACTCATCAAAAGTTGTGTTCTATTGAATGGGATGTGTTACACCAACCGTTATATTTGCCAGACATTTccccttccaacttccatctattCTATTCCCTGCAGAATCTGCTCAATAGCAAAGACCTCACCTCTGTGGAGGACTGCAGACTGAAACTCGAAGAGTTCATCAACCTGAAAACCCCCCACATTTTGGAAGAATGA